The Micropterus dolomieu isolate WLL.071019.BEF.003 ecotype Adirondacks unplaced genomic scaffold, ASM2129224v1 contig_2302, whole genome shotgun sequence genome includes the window CTCCACACCTTCAGCAGAACCGTTAGAGCTGACTGGATACAGGATGACTGGAGCGTTGTCGTTCTGATCCAGAATGAACACGTTCACTGTGACGTTGCTGCTCAGTGACGGAGTTCCAGAATCTGAGGCAACAACTTGGAACTGGAAcgttttcagagtttcaaagtCGAAACTTTTTAGCGCCAAAATGTCTCCGTTTTCAGAGTTTATGTTGAGAAATGAAGCCAATTGTTTGTGTTCGTCCCCATTTCTCACAATGTTATATGATATGAGAGCATTATCACCCTCATCACAATCATTAGCACTCACTGAAAATAAAGAGGCCCCTGCAACATTGTTCTCAGTAACATAAAAAGTATATGGATTTGTTGAAAACGCTggactgttatcattaacatcTGATACAGTCACACTAATTGTCCTGTGGGATGACAAAGCTTTTTCACCAGCATCTTTAGCAATTATTGTTACATCACACTTGGATTGATGCTCTCTATCTAGCAGAGATTTTGTGACTATTGAGTACATATTGTCTTGTAACGATGGTGTTAATGTAAAAGGTACATCCTCACTAATGTAACAGATTACCTTTCCATTTACACCTGAATCATTATCACTCACACTTATCAACGCTACCGTCGTCCCAGGTTTGGAGTCCTCAGGAATTGCTCTTGAAAAGGACGTTACTTCAATCTCAGGTGCGTTGTCATTCAGGTCCACAATAGTTATTATAACACTTTTTTCTGTTGCTAGGGGGACTGTCCCTTTATCAGAAGCTTTGATGTCAATTTCATACCTGTCTTTTGCTTCATAATCTATCTGGCCTTTAACAATAATTTCACCAGTATTAGGGTCAACTTCAAAAAGTTTACGTAATTTGCTATTTACATTATTGCCGAACGAATATACCACCTCCCCATTTAAACCATCATCTAAGTCTGTGGCATTAACTTGCATGATAGTTGTGCCAATAGGTGAATTTTCATTAAGCACCGCAGCATATGAGTCTTTTGAAAAAACTGGCATATTGTCATTGACATCCAAAACATTAACCATAATTCCCATGGTTCCTGATTTAGCAGGCTTTCCCCCATCAACAGCTGTCAGCAGTAATCTATGACTTCTTGCAGTTTCTTTGTCCAGCGGTTtatgcaaatacaaaacaggAATTTTCCCATCTTCTCCTCTGTCTTTAACCTCCAGGCGAAAATGGTCATTTTGACTGAGCCTGTACAGTTGAATAGAATATGTGTCGCTGTCTGGATCGCGAGCGCCTTGTAGTTGAAATCGTGCCCCAGGTAAAGCAGATTCTGATATCTCTAAACGAGTCTCGTTTTCGGAGAAGGTGGGAGAGTGATCGTTTACATCCAAGACCTCAATGGCGACGTAATGCACCTCTAA containing:
- the LOC123964416 gene encoding protocadherin alpha-8-like, whose product is MITLGSVSVLFLISIIVLIAMQCSKTTDYTSKYLQETNYDGTLCHSIQYRSGEKRYMLVGPRMSIGSTIVPGSHANTLVLPDRRRGSGELRYSIPEELTVGAVVGNIAKDLGLDISALNARGFRIVSGSTEPLFQLNNNGILHVNQKIDREEVCERISTCIINIKTVLENPLEVHYVAIEVLDVNDHSPTFSENETRLEISESALPGARFQLQGARDPDSDTYSIQLYRLSQNDHFRLEVKDRGEDGKIPVLYLHKPLDKETARSHRLLLTAVDGGKPAKSGTMGIMVNVLDVNDNMPVFSKDSYAAVLNENSPIGTTIMQVNATDLDDGLNGEVVYSFGNNVNSKLRKLFEVDPNTGEIIVKGQIDYEAKDRYEIDIKASDKGTVPLATEKSVIITIVDLNDNAPEIEVTSFSRAIPEDSKPGTTVALISVSDNDSGVNGKVICYISEDVPFTLTPSLQDNMYSIVTKSLLDREHQSKCDVTIIAKDAGEKALSSHRTISVTVSDVNDNSPAFSTNPYTFYVTENNVAGASLFSVSANDCDEGDNALISYNIVRNGDEHKQLASFLNINSENGDILALKSFDFETLKTFQFQVVASDSGTPSLSSNVTVNVFILDQNDNAPVILYPVSSNGSAEGVEEIPRNVNAGHLVTKVRAYDADIGYNGWLLFSLQQVTDHSLFGLDRYTGQIRTLRSFTETDEAEHKLIILVKDNGNVSLSATATVVVKLVEP